The following nucleotide sequence is from Mytilus galloprovincialis chromosome 12, xbMytGall1.hap1.1, whole genome shotgun sequence.
TGCTGTTATGTTCATCTATGTTGTAATTATAGTTGTATGTTTATTAATTGTATTTGGCATAAAGTTTACATAACATGTCTGAATAAAGTATTTCAAtgctattttaaaaagaattccaTTATCAAGCGATCAAAcctttttttaaaagagggacgaaaaataccagagggacagtcaaactcataaatcgaaaataaactgacaacgccatggcaaaaaattgaaaagacaaacagacaaacatgacacagcATATCAAACTAAAGAATAAGGAACACGAACTTAGTCAACAACTTTCATTTTGATTGCCGGCttcatcaaacaaaatattaaaatgagtgctaataaaaatatctaatgttttcttttgtaagttgcttcctttaaaaaaatatttgatgtttACTGCTGTTAATATGCAGAATAAATTGAAACTACAAACTTTAGTACATGTAAACCAAAgtattttctttccttttttgcaaataaaatgatgaaaatgtggataaatttattttttgtttaagtttaaTGTAATTACAGTACTTAAATTTGTACATCAAAGGATTCACCAAATATTATGTTTTTGAGTTGATgcatcaaatatatattttttagctcacctttccaaaaggaaatgtgagcttttgccatcacttggcgtccgtcgtcgtccgtccgtcgtcgttgtccgtccgtcgtaaactatttcaaagatcttctctgaaactactgaaccaattcaaaccaaacttcatctgattgattcctagggtatctagaataaagtttgtgttttaattcccatttcatcaaaaacatggccgccatggctaaaaatagaacataggggtaaaatgcagtttttagcttataactcaaaaaccaaagcatttagagcaaatctgacatggggtaaaattgtttatcaggtcaagatctatctgccctgaaattttcagatgaatcggacaacccgttgttgggttgccgcccctgaaatggtaattttaaggaaattttgctgtttttggtaattatcttgaatattattatagatgtagataaactgtaaacagcaataatgtaatgcttagggtatacaatgttttttatactttcatcataaattatattatgaacacgagacaaacgagacatttcagtgtgtccactcttgtttttgcttttgaagaagatatgacagaatccaagaaccatttatataaattgaaaacccaaaataatcattgatggaagatttaagcaaaaaatttcaggtgagcgattcaggctctgagagcctcttgtttcattgctttatgatttttaaaatcGTTTGTCGGTTTATAAATTTGGATTATCCCATAGGCATTTTTtgtctctttttaaaatttgatatattaGAATCATGTAGTTCTTTTTTTTCCCTAAAAGAGTACAGTCAGTGGACACAAGTGAGTTCTCACTCAATAAATGTCTTaacatttcaactaaaatcaatatttttcaaacacATATTTCATAATAAATACACCACtcatttatatgaattaaacacaATAATATGTAGAAATTGTAGaaatttaattgttaatttgGCCCTGATATTATTCAGGCTAATATTTATTTTCTGACGAGGTGAACTCAGAGAAAAAAATTCTGGAAAAGTTTGCAATgtattcaatctaattaaaattaaatcctttaattgtTCCTGTTGTGATATGTTGCACATCAAGTCATGATGCGCGACATATCAGAAGaggagcaattaaaggatttaattttaattagattgcaatgtattctaaccaaattaaaatcgtaaaatttgcatttgtgttttACCTATTAGAAAATGATTACTTTTCTCACAAACGTTATGACAAAATAAACGATAAAACTTCCGACATTTCTTCATCTTATGGTATCTATTATACGAAAATCATTCAAAAAGTCactttgaacaatttttttaaaatcgattttagttgaaatgataagACTTTTTTTgagtgggaactcacttttgtccaatgACTACACCATATTTTCAAAGTTTAGGTTATGTTTTGTTTAAGTTCTATATGCATTATGCTCTCCGTcgattttcaaataatttaaaaaaataaaataaaaaaataacaagaatagaCTTGAAAGTAGTAACATACTTTGTAAATTGTACATCGCTACATGTAAAACATATTTGGAAGAGTATACATTTCGAAGTGTATTCTAAAATGGAATATTTCATTATTGTGCATATTGCATTTgtccaaattaaacaaaaaaacaaaaaaaacaatagcaCGAAGCAAAGTTTACCCTTGCCATGTACAATGCATAAACAACATTGCAGGATACCAATAACTCTAGGATGGCTGGGTTGTTGCTTTTTTCGGCCCTTTTTTGAAATTCTTCTTATTttcctgattcttacaaagactagCACTTAAACCAATTGTCTAAAATCAGAAACTATATTCAGCATTtcatattcttaaaaaaaaactatttttgtatGACTGAAGTTGAACACATTATCTTGTATTTAATTTTCGGGATTTCAGCCAGGATCATGAGTAAAATATTCATACAAACTTGTGAATCGAAAATAAAACCCAAATTACATCTCGAAGAGCTTCTCATGGTCATTGTAATTTCGTTCCTTAAATGCTTGCAGTTATTCTTTGGGGGATAGTTATCTTTCATGGGCCCTTATACTTCACATTCTcatgttatataattttaaaaagcaTATACATTTTCACGCGAATAACTCTTAGGGAGAAAACCTTAAAATTTTGTGAATTCAAATATAAGCTCCAATATTATGAAATggaaattgtttattttcaatagtttataaaatattgttaagattaataaaggcaacagtatataCCGTTGTCCGAAACTCATAAAaggatagaaaaaaaaccaaatccgggttacaaactaaaactgagggaaacgcattaaatataagaggacaataacgacacaacattaaaatgtaacacacacacagaaacgaactaagcattagacaagcATGTATTAAACTATGCATTATCATTATTTGGTtctcttaaaacaaaaatattgtgtaaaatactTGTCAGAAAAATGAGATAGAGAATTTTGATTGGTGGACATGTATCCAATTAATACTACAGTAAAAGTATACGAATATTAACGGTCCAGTGAAGTCAATAGGGCTTGGTTAACATACTATGGTTTTaggagttttattttatttcaatgctATTTCATTATCAGATAATCATGCATATATTTGTaaacagtttgtttttatgtagagacattattaaaacattttaagtatgCAGCAATAAAAGTTATGTTCATCTgacaaaacttatttttttttaatttgctttcttaacataataatttatctttattgttgtaaattaaatcatcttgaaaaaaaagtaaataaaagtaTTCCTttctttttccctttttttttaatgaaaatgataaGATAAAAGACGATACAACATCAATTTGTTTTCCTTTattaaataccaaaaagtgaACCCTTAAAATGACTTAGAATGTTTCGTCAATGAACTTTAGGACAAAAACACACTTTTTCGGTAATGGCTTATGTCCTTTATATCCTTTCCatcatttatgacaaaaaaatgtttttggttCTAATTAAGAATTCGtctacttttttttctattcgacactctttttttttctattcgacactttttttttattcgacaCTCTTTTTTCTCctgagttcgtgttgcttaatgtTTAGATATCTATGTAGTGTATTGTTACCTATTGATGCTCCATtcattatttctatttttcttttggtATGGGTTTTTGTTTGGTCTATCTTCGGCTTATGAATTTATATCGTCCCTTTGATATCCATTGTCTCTTTCTTGCTTACACACAaatattgtcaggtatctataaaaaagaagatgcagtacgattgccaatgagacaactctgcacaagaTACTAAAAAAcgacagaaattaacagctataggtcatcgTATTTTTTGTTGATTAGTTCGTCCTTTGTGCTTTATCATTTATTGCCAAAGTGGCAATTGTTCGTCTACTTTTAAGTTTTAAATGTACCTTCCAATCTCCCATACAGACTGAGTTGTCGTCCTTTCCTCCTCAAGATTGATGTCTGTATGGGAGATTGTatacctttggtatcttccgcttCCTTTTGTTTTAAAGTATTAATGTAATTTTGATTGTTGAACATAGCAGTATGTAAGACAAACGTGAAGTTCATAAATTTCATAAAGTTAAATAACACAAATACCggactccgaagaaaattcaaaacgaaaagtccgtaatcaaatggtgAAGTAATCAAAGCAATGAATACCCGTTTTATATAGATACAAACCGACGAAGTGATAGCGCAATAATTAAAGgttaatattgtaaaattgtagtCGTAGTTAGAATCATATTGAGTATTACTTCATTGTGAACACACTTGCAGCAAAAgtatacattttctttttgtttgaaaacagcttaccttttttttttttttaatgaaaagcaTATTGTAACAAACCGCCGCCACAGGCCGAGTAATTGTGGAAGGGTCTGTTGACAAGTTTTGGGGCTCTCGTCAGGAATATTCTGCATCTTGGGGTTTTTCCTTTTTCTACCTCTAAAGACGAATGGATGCCAGGCAATGCACTCATATTTCTCAGTCCATAAACTATAGGTTCGAacgtatattatatttattattacatgtTCATGGTATATAGTACACAGACAAATGCAGACATGCAGACGCTTAATCAGTAATCAGTTTTCGGGTCATTTAGGTCACTCAGTGTGGTGGGGGATAACTGCCTTTATATTtacatttccttaaaaatacttCATCTTATATTATTAAAGCATATTAACCTGCTTGGCTTTTCTGTTGGGCTAGGTCTGGTAAAGATAAACTTTCAGGTTGTTAAGCTACTAGTTAGGCTTGAGCTAACAAGTTATCCGCCATTTCACTGAGTGGAAccttatttatatacttttgagATCCCTGAAAGCCAATCGAAAATAAGGGATCTAGCCAGGGATCCCTGAGGGCCAATGAAAACCCTGTCAGGACTGACAGAAAAATGTCCGATAAAATAGGGGCTTGACAGGAAAACCTACACATTTAAAAATCACACGTAAAATGGACAGTAAATTGCCTGTTCTTTAATTATTATACAAATGGGCCAAGTCCTAACTtttcctttatttaaatttagcaaAAGAAGCTTAAAACTTCGTTACTAGACTTGTTTCCAATTTCTAGCTGTGCGTAGAACTAGCAGACGCCGGGAGTACTGATACTAAATTCCAGCAGTAAACTGGTTACAATATAATCCCTAAGAAACTAATCTTTAACAGATATAAATAATGGAGCCTTAATAAAACTATTAATGTAAAGACTTATTTCTTACTCTTATAGAATACTTAAGAGATTTAAGATATATAATGATAACGACAAAAATATTTCCTACTGCGGTCACATGACCTGTAAAATGGCTCTTCACAGAGAAACAACAAAAATGGTTTGGACCGATagtaaaacttaaatatttccttaCTGAGACACTTTCAGGACTTATAATGGGTTGAAATATAATTTCAGGTATATGCATATTTGTGCCAGACACCTTACAATctatgaaaaatatgttatacaGTAAAACGAGTTTGGTAAACAAGTGGAAGGGGCACTTGCCAAACAAAATGCATAAAgttaaaaagttgcaaatataacAGTATGTCcaattcaaataaatgttcataaagtCAATAATATTTCTGTTGCAGTCCATCATCCAATAAAGTTTTCATCCATCTGTAGTTGACTTATTTCTTCTGTTAGCATAGTAAATTCCAGGTTGTAAAAAtgattaaatgttatatttgtccAGTTGTTACAATATTTTAGACGACATATATATGTTTAAGTTGACACTTTTTGTCCCAccaactgtttaaaaaaaatcatttttattctcGTGATAATACTGAAAAGTAtgtattaaattattttatttaatcatttaatgAGAATTACTTgtgttaatatataataaatgtaaGCGTCATCTGTATTTAGTAAAGTAtgatatgcaaaaaaaaaaaaaaaaaaaaaaaaaatggaagtacTGTGAACATTGCTAAACAAGTGAAAAAGAAAACACATGCGAATCTTCCAATCCTACACACATttcgttttaattttaattgatccTGTTTACCAtagttttgtaaatttatttgagATTCTTTTGATCTTCAATTAACACATTTTATAGGTTAGGTAGATGCAAATGTATTTCCTTATGGAGTCTGCTGAAGCAATACGTATTTTTTACAACCAGGATTATTTACGGAAACAAAATCAGTTTTGCTTTACTGACGTATATATTCAATAAAGAAGTTCATGCCTGATGGCGCATGTCATACTTATTATCCATTAAATTGTATACTGATATTATCTACACTCCTTTTTAATGTCGATTTCTTTTCTTATGGTCCGATGACCAAACTTTAAATTATTTACGTAAATTTCCATTTGTTGATACTTTATCCAATGATATGGAAGCTTACTTCGATATAAAGACAAGGCACCGCGAAGTTCAAATCATACAACACTCGACTCATTCAAGAATAGAAATCACAGATATGGCTGTTCTAAGAATTTTGGTAAGTAATTGGATATTttctaaactttaaaatatgactaaccatgtacttagatttagaaattaataaatagatATATACTCAATTAACTGAATATTTTCTCAAATACttatgattttatcattatttaaaaaataagttgttttataatttttctctGGTGACCTGATCGGAATAAAATTTGGGAATTTTAGAATTGAGTTTCTGAAATTTTTCGACACTTGCTTTTGTTCAAATCAAACGTTTTAGTACAGCCAAATAACTATTTTGAAATTGGAACTGTTTTCGTGTGAAATTATTTATTCAATAGTAAATTTAAAAAAGGCATCGTTCCTTCTTTAGCCGTTACTAATGCTCGACAATCTTTAACTGttaaattgaaataatatattaattgattgttttttttaacgtTTAATGAAACGAAAATATGCATATCAATGAAGaacaattttgattaaatcacatattatatattaaggcattgtgtttacaaaaaaatatgattcgTAGGCGGCAAGAATGActataaaatgataataaatgaTTCAAAGCAAAATGTTTCCACTGTAGCATTACATTGAATTTTTCTTAACTACAAGGAGATTACATCGAGCCACTATGTCTCCTATTAATTCTAAATGTAGCCCTGCATTATACATACTGGAATTAAGAATACCAAattctttaaaagtttttttttattattatttttatgtataatggatattggtcctcattgctcttcttcgtactttatttggccttttaaacttttttttattcttgcgtcactgatgagtcttttgtagacgaaacggtcgtcttgcgtaaatacaaaatttaattctggtatcgATGATAAGTTTATTTAGAATAATAATTATTGTTTCTTACCGTTCAACCACTTATTGGTTCTTCGGCCGGTCATTGAAATTAAGTATTTTTATTATAGGGGATTGTGATGTGTTTTATTGCTGTTGTCAACTGCCAGATTTGTGCATCAGATGCAAAAACTGAAGATCCATTTCAAGGAAAATTAGAAGATGAAAAGGGCTATCCAAAGTAAGTTGAAAAACATTATAACGATATAAAACAACAAGAATCTTTCTGAAGTTGATATTCGTTTGGTGTTTGTTTTAATTCTATTTCTTTTGGGAGGGAAGGGTAATATTGttacaattaaataaatttactGCATGAATTTAAGTagccacgaaaatgcaagttttcctcaatacATGAAATTTGATACCCAagaaaaaatgaatccacagtatttataaTTCCTTGGGCTAGGCTTATGAAAAAGGTTGACATATTGCAGAAACACATATTCATTGTTGCAAATGTCGTTTCTTATTTGCGTCTTTCagaagctttttttttattgaagcaaacttcttgtattaaaaaaatatatgatatcgTAGCCATACAGGACCACAAATACATTAATTAAACGCCATTTTGTTGTAATACTGGACGTTACAAACATTGAATTTGTCTTGCTTTTGAATTCACAAACACGCACAAAGGCAAATGCTAAATTGATACATCAAAGTTCAACAGGagctttttttaatgaaaacccACTTGCTTTTTACACTTTTCAGAGCTGAAATAGAAGGTGCATATGAGAAGTTAGACCGGGACACAAAAGCACTGATCGATAAAGATGCCGGTGAAATGGCAACTTTGAGTAAATACGACTTCCTGCCTGTGTAAGTACTGACTTATACTCTTTTCAATCTTTAAAAATCTATATGTTCCTCTTTCATTTATCACCAGTTTTCTCATTCATCCTTTCTGTCTCGGCTAATGAAGTTTCGATTTCATGAATAATTGTCAAGTATATTCTTACCAAAATGAGACAAAATCAAAGCAATTTACCTGCTAAGCAACGGCGTAGACAGGAACAGGGGAGGATCCAGTATATTTGAAAGTGAGCTTCATTGcataaagctgtatataaactgtttCTCTAAATCCGATAAACTATCGCTAATCAGGTCAAAGACTTATACACTTTGACTGTGTCGTAGTGTATGTAAATGAAACAATCAAAAATAAGATAGTTAACAATGAAGATCAAAGCTATCAAAGAAagaatgatataaaaaaagaatattttaattagaACAATTATATGTGTGACCTTTGCTTGTCTTAGTGTTTCGTTGAATCTCTTAATTTCATTCGTATAATGTCAGCTCATAGTTTATCAATGTTATATTATACATTACATACTTTGCCCTCACAAATTTGTCACAATCTATCAAAGagcataacatttaaaaaaaatcagcctATCGTTCATCCATGCtatgtttttcattacaaaaagtaaaaaattgatTTCATGCAATGTTATTTTTCAGTTCTCATTTGTCGTCATCCCTTTGCCCTCACACATTTGTCACAGTCTATCCAAGAGGATGGCATTTCCTAAGCAGTAGTCTGGGAAAGTGTTGGATTCTCAATAGATGGTGGAATACCCCACTCTCATACGCTGTATGCCCGTAAGTACAATTATGgtagaaaatttatcaaaatactcCGCATTCATACGCTGTTTGCGCACAAGTACAAATATGatagaaattttattaaaatactcCGCCGTCATATGCTGTTTACTCGTAAGtacaaacataataaaaatgtatttaagtaCTCTGAGTTCATACGCTGTTTGTGCATAAGTACACATATGACGGATAGTTTATTAAAAGGTTTTTATGCAGGAGAAGACAACCGGTGTATATCTACACACACAACTGGTGTCAGTCGTTTTACCCCGCGTTTGAATTACTTTTAATTCTAATTACAGGCCGTATTTACAAGAAATAAAAACCTCAAAATATATTGGTTGAACTGCGTAATTGAATAATGCAATAAATTATTGTTTCGATTTGTTGATAGAATAAATTTGTACAGATAAAAGATTTATAACTAAGAAGTTTAAGCTGTAGGAAATGAAccttttaacatttgtttttgtattttcttatatatatctgCATCAATTCCCTACGGAAATAAAACGTAATTAACATTATTCATATTTGTAGAACAAAATCATGCCAAGGCCTACCATGTCCTGCTAAAAACTACCGTTGTACACCATCGAACTACAAGGGCTACGTAGCATGGACCTATTGTCCAGGAAAAGGATTCAGTCGCAGATGGTTTAAATTGCCTCAGTGTTGTGAATGTCAAAGATTTAAATGTTGAGAGAAAGtgatacagacagacagacagacagacagacagagaaCAATTTTGATCGAAAAAAAGATAATCCTGTATCAGTTAAAAATgttgaatagaaaataaaatgtcaatataATATCGACTTTTAATTGTTGTTGAATGTCCCTGCCATtgaagattttatcctttaaccCATAATGTGGTGTCCTGATGGACGTGATATGTAGTTTACTGACCGCTGCAAAGCCAACCCGACAATTACAATCACACAAAAAACTATGTATAATCAAatgtaaaactttgattttaacCTAAGTACTCGCCTTCTTTTGTGACAAAGCATGAGCAGACACAAAATCAAAGCACATTaattacacacacaaaaattgAACCAATCTGCAGTGTTGAAGCAAAACAACACAACACAAAAGTTTAGTATTACAAAATTCCCTATTTCATGATCTGATGCATACGgggttatattttcaaaatagtacacttacattttgtaattagtttaaacattaggaaattcaaccaatgaagTGACGTTATTTTTACTTATCAGAAATATAGTTTTGGTCTGTCAAATTTGTTCATCTATTGACAACGAGATAACGTCATTTTATAAATCATGCAAAGTATTGTCATTGTATTTTTATCAGTCCAATAAATAATTTATTGGTTTTTTCAGATATATAGATAGTCTCTGTGGAATAACGAGACAATTTGGCATAATCTGTTGCGTTTTAGAGCTTTATAAATGACGTTTACTAATCATAAGAACCTGAGATAaacctagtttttggtggggttcatgttgtttagtctttagttgtaTATGCTGTgtgttgtgttttattgtttatctgtctttttctttttataccattgcattttcagtttattttcgatctatgagtttgaatgtacctctggtatatttcgcccctctttcatgaattttgaacagcgttatactactgttgcctttattcattaaCAGAAATGAAAGCAGATGTCAAGTGTAAGTCAatggaccaaaaaaaaaaatattacacaaaaCATTCTAGTTATAAAAAAAGGTTTCAACATGTGCGATCAAAGCACAGCATGGTATTTCCTAAACAAAATCATGATAATTACGTCTCAAACGACACTGATAGATATACAAATTATGTGGAAAAAAAGAACGGGAGATACTAAGGTACATTTTAAACTTATCAGCCGACGCGACACTGACAACGCCGTTGGAAAAAATCATAACAACATCAAAACTAATTACAATGGAATGTAATGCATGAATTTACACActataaagtaaacaaataatACTTGGAAAAAGAAATACTAATACTGAGCAATATGCAATTTATAAATTGAGGACTGTATTACCGTAATTTGAAGAAATATGGAATAAATGAGGACCATTCTAACAGCaaaaaattaattttctttttcacgGAAAAAAGActctatttattattttcaacatGTTGGTGAGCTTTTTCTAAATTGGTTATCACTAATCCAAAACTTGATAATAACGTGACATTAAATGATTAAAACGACTTAGTCTGTCAACCTGTTGATAAAAATAGTGAAAACTGATTATGTCATTACggttatttttatcaaattgtattgAGCATTATTGTCATACTTGacttttatactaatgtatgcaatgtatatgtttgcattttatttatgatttgatttttttatagaagaaaaataaaaactttgtcGGATGGATAAATTGACCAAGTAGTGAAATATTTCTTTTCGtcaataaactaatcatagataccaggattaaatattgtatttacgcaagacgcgcgttccgtctacaaaagactcatcagtgacgctctaatccaaaaaagttgaTAAGGCctaaaaagtacgaagttgaagagttttgaggacaaaaattcctaaTGTTTTGACAAGTACGGCTATGGTAATATATTCATGGGGTAGAAAAGCATTAATATTCCAAAAATTCACTGTTAATTGGTAAACATGACGTAAGAA
It contains:
- the LOC143055528 gene encoding uncharacterized protein LOC143055528 → MEAYFDIKTRHREVQIIQHSTHSRIEITDMAVLRILGIVMCFIAVVNCQICASDAKTEDPFQGKLEDEKGYPKAEIEGAYEKLDRDTKALIDKDAGEMATLSKYDFLPVSHLSSSLCPHTFVTVYPRGWHFLSSSLGKCWILNRWWNTPLSYAVCPTKSCQGLPCPAKNYRCTPSNYKGYVAWTYCPGKGFSRRWFKLPQCCECQRFKC